ATAGTTAATTAAGCACGGTTTAGTATGGACTCCTGACCACTTTAGCAGACCATTTCTTTTAGATAGAGGAGGACCGAAAGAATCATTTTTCATTACCAACAAAGTTTACAAAGTCATCTTGTACAAAGTCTCCCAGACGACTTGATCGATCGTCTTCGGGCTAGTTTGGTATTACTTAACTTTTAAAAAAAAAACTGATGTTATTGTACTGTGAAAATAATCAGTTGTGAATTAAAACAGTTTTGTGTTTGGTAAATATTAATTTTAAAAGTGCTGTCAAGATAAAATTTATTAATTTCTAGTGTTTTTAGTGACAGCTGTTTTCAAAAGTAACATTTAGGTTGTTTCTAAAAGCTGCTGCCAGTGACCTGTAATTTTAAGAAAAAACTGTTTTTTTTTTTTCATTTACCAAAAAATACTATAAAATCTAAAAATTTGGATAGAAGCTGATTTTTTTAAAAGCGAAGCTGTATCAAACTAGGCCTTCGTCTCCCTTTTTATGTATTATTTTCATTTCACACTGATCACTTCCTGGAAATTCAGAGCTTATAAAATAAGGAGCCCTCTAGCTCTTCTCATAAAAATCAGTATAGGTAATCTGCATTCCATCAATCCTAGCCTGGTTCGTTTTGAATCCGTGTCAGGCTTGTACCTGATCAATCATCAACATTTTTATAGGTAACATGAGTTTGCATTCTTACACAGAAGCTTGGATTTTGTTGTCTAAGTCTAACACTGTTTTATTTCTGATTTTGTTTATGTGTTCATTAAGATGGTTGGAATTGGGGAGCTTGCTGCGGGGGGTGCTGTAGGACTAGCATTTACTTTGCTGTATGATGCCGCTAGCACGCTGGTCATCAAAACCAAGCAGTTTAGACCCCTTCTTAAAGAGGTCATAGTCACATTAGACTACTTAAGACCACTGATCAAACAGATAGAAGATGGTCACAGGGAACTGGATCACTCAAATGAAAGTCTGTATTTCTATTTCAAGAACCAAATGGAGAAGGGCACTAGGCTAATTAACAAGTTGTCCAAAGTTGGTACTTGGAATTTGCTCAAGCCTCATTACAGTAATAAGCTTGTTGAATTGGATACATCTATCTGCAAGACGATACAGAAACTAACACTGGAGGGAGTAAGGGATACACAAGAAACATTGGCTTTGGTGAGGTCTATAGACAGCAAGTTGAAGCAAAATGAGCTGCATGGTCAGGAACAAAATCAAAGTGGTGAAACTAGAGCAACAGCACCATACCCACCATTCTCCCCTATTGGATTGGATAAGCCTCTAAGGGAATTGAAGATGAAGCTTCTTCATGATGATCAAGTTTCAATGCTTTCGGTCACTGCTCCTGGAGGGTCCGAGAAAACTACTTTGGCTCAAATGGTGTGTCATGATCAAGATGTCAAAGGTATATATATATAGTTATCACTTATCTACAATGATATATTCTTCTGCTTGAAATTTAACCAACAGTATTGTGCCAGTTAACTTAACATCATCAAAGTTCATATATTTCTCTGTTCATATTTAGTATTACTATCTTATATCAATTCTTTCTGCGTTAGATAAGTTCAACAACATGATCTTCTTTGCAACTGTTTCAAGCAAACCCGACTTAATCGGGCTGCAAAAGTCTCTGCAAAATTTTTTGGACCAAACAAAAGAAAATGCTGCACTGTTGGTCTTGGACGATGTTTGGCCCCAGTCATCAGGAAACCTTCTTGAAGAGTTCTATCATCTTAGCCAAGGGTCAAGTTACAAGACTCTAGTGACATCAAGATATTCTTCAAAATATGGTTCTAATTATGATTTAGATCCGTTGACTATAGATGAGGCGTTGACTCTTCTGAAGAACTCTACATCCCTGGATTATTCCTCTGGTACTTTAGATGAACTAATGGAACAGGTAATTAATTTCTTGTCTGGCAATTCAAAACTTTGGTTTGTGCTATTTATCTCTCAAGCTCGCAAAGCAGTAATCTTATTATAAAACATATCTGCAAGTAATAAAACATTCATCTATGATCTGTGCTAAAACTAATCTTAGAATAAGAATATAGAGGTATCCTACTGCATGTTAGTCTGTTAGTGTCATACAATTCTCAACTTTCATGAATCAATTTTGATGATGAGAACTTTCAACTTTTGGATAGCAACTGAGACGCAAATTGATTTCATCTCGGAAAAATTTACTGCAGATAGTAAAGTACTGTAAGAGATTTCCACTTGCTATTACAGTGGTTGGAAAATCACTTTTTAAGGAGAGTATAGAGATGTGGAAAGAAAAGGTAATAGAATGGTCTAAAGGTCCTATTCTTGAAGAGCATACTCTTTTGCGTGACTGCCTCCAACCCAGCTTAAATGTTTTATATGAAAATGCGTCTGAAGATGGGGCTATCATCAAGGAATGTTTTATAGACCTTGCTTCACTTCCTGAAGATGGAAGAATCCCTGCTGGTTTGCTCATTGATATGTGGGCAGAGCTACGTAGCCTATGCGAAGATAGGTCTATTGTGAAATTACAACAACTCAACAAACATAATTTGGCCAAACTTGTTGTCACAAGGTATGCACACTTGTGTAAGAGATTCTTCTTTGATGTATATATTCACTTGTAAGATATGCATGACTAAATTCCACTAGTACATCAGTAGATATAATGAAGAGATTTCTTTTAAGAAACTTGATTAAGTTTTGAAATTAACCAGCAAGGGGAATGAGAATGTGGATAGCTGCTACAGTGAACAGTTTGTTACGCAGCATGATCTGCTTAGAGAGCTGGCATTGCATCAAATTCGTCAGGACCTAGAAGGAGAGAACAAAAGGTTGAATGTTCTTCCACAACGGTTGACACAGAAGAAGAATAAGCTCAAGGAAACTCATTTGTTATCTGTATCAACAGGTAGTCTCCCATCCTTCCTTTTCTTAGCATACATGCATATCAACACATGCACAAGAGAAATATACACACAACATCAACACTAATCGCATAGTAATGAGTATTTTCAACGTATTGATTTCTCGCTTCACTCACATGATATACTCAATTGTTTGCAGATGGAATGTTCTCATCAAAATGGGACAACGTGCATCTACCAAAGGCTGAGGTTCTGATTCTGAATTTTCAGACAAAGGATTATGCCTTGCCTAGAAAAATGTCCCAGGAATTGAAGGTTCTAATAGTCAGAAACAATGGTTCATCACCTGCCAAAATAAGTAATTTAAAACTCATGAGTTCTTTAACTACTTTGAAGAGAGTCAGACTAGAGCGCATTTCCATTTCTTCCAAAAGCTTGAACAAAAAGAAGAAGTTGAAAACTCTTGAGAAGATATCTTTGTTCATGTGTTACTTTGCTCAACCTGCTAGCAAGTTGAACAAAAAGAAGAAGTTGAAAACTCTTGAGAAGATATCTTTGTTCATGTGTTACATTGCTCAACCTGCTAGCAACAGTTCCGTCCGGTTTTTTGAGGCCCTGCCAAATCTGGTGGAGATAAACATCGAATATTGCAATGATTTGGAGGAATTACCTGCTGATCTCTGTGGTCTTAAGTACTTAAAGAAGCTCGTTATCACCAACTGTCATAACCTATCTTCCTTGCCTGAAGACATTGGAAAGCTGAGCAACTTAGAAGTCCTAAGGCTACGGTCTTGCACAAAGCTGGAAACTTCAAAAGACTCGCTTGCAGGCCTCAAGAACTTGATTTTTCTCGACATATCTGATTGCTTTAGCATAAAAGAGTTGCCTAAAGACATTGGTCAACTGAGCGAGTTAAGGAAGATTAACATGAGACAGTGTGAAAGATTGCAGGAACTACCTACATCAATCTGGGATCTTCAGGATACATTGAAGGAAGTGATATGTGACGAAGAGACTGAAGAGTTATGGGAACCTTTCAAAATGATCAAAAACTTGCGCAGAACAGTGGTCAAAGAAGAGTTCAACCTACGTTGGCTCCTTGGTCACTGAGCTTGATCTTAAGCCATCTCAGTTTGGGGTAATCTCGTATTGAGAATCTCATCCCACATGAGAAAACAGGGACATTGCCTATGAGTCTGTATTTGAGATAAATGTATTCATCGCCAATTGACGATTGATCGAATCCTTTATTACCTTTTTATCATTTTGCTCATTTTGCTTTTCTCAAGCAGTTTGGTGTGATGCTTGTTTGAAGTTTTCAATCTAGTCTGGGAGTTTTCATACTAAATGTTATTGGGATAGTTGTTTCTTCTCTAATGACAAAGTTCAACTCAGTTTTTTCAAATGAGATATTCTCTTCACTATATGAAGTGATGGATTAAAAGAGATTATTCTCTTCGCTGTTAGTTCATAACAGTGATATAAACTTGGAATGTAATAAAAAGGAAACAAAAAGTAAAACAGGTGCTGCTAAGATTAAAGAGGATTGATCTACCCCTGCAACATGCACGAGTCTACGAATTTCCCCTCATTTGGATTTAGTTGGCAACGAAAATTCACATGTATTTAAGACATGGAATGATAGCAAATGTTCCAGCTATAGGATATGTGAGAAACTTCAACAACTAGAGAACATGTATTTCAAATGAAGCATGGATACTGTCTAAGCATTGCATTCCAGAAGAGACAGGAAGCTAGCATATATTTGAAATTTTAAGTTGAAGTAACAGCACTCAAGGATGCATCATTAAACATTCGAATTCAAAAGCAGAAGCAACTTCGAAAAAGTTCAATATTGTAATCCACACCACAAACAGAAAGGGATGTGGATGTCCTCCTTGTAAGTACACGGTCCAAGTGATTTCTTCTTCACATGTATAGTCC
The window above is part of the Fragaria vesca subsp. vesca linkage group LG2, FraVesHawaii_1.0, whole genome shotgun sequence genome. Proteins encoded here:
- the LOC101297033 gene encoding probable disease resistance protein At5g66900-like — protein: MVGIGELAAGGAVGLAFTLLYDAASTLVIKTKQFRPLLKEVIVTLDYLRPLIKQIEDGHRELDHSNESLYFYFKNQMEKGTRLINKLSKVGTWNLLKPHYSNKLVELDTSICKTIQKLTLEGVRDTQETLALVRSIDSKLKQNELHGQEQNQSGETRATAPYPPFSPIGLDKPLRELKMKLLHDDQVSMLSVTAPGGSEKTTLAQMVCHDQDVKDKFNNMIFFATVSSKPDLIGLQKSLQNFLDQTKENAALLVLDDVWPQSSGNLLEEFYHLSQGSSYKTLVTSRYSSKYGSNYDLDPLTIDEALTLLKNSTSLDYSSGTLDELMEQIVKYCKRFPLAITVVGKSLFKESIEMWKEKVIEWSKGPILEEHTLLRDCLQPSLNVLYENASEDGAIIKECFIDLASLPEDGRIPAGLLIDMWAELRSLCEDRSIVKLQQLNKHNLAKLVVTSKGNENVDSCYSEQFVTQHDLLRELALHQIRQDLEGENKRLNVLPQRLTQKKNKLKETHLLSVSTDGMFSSKWDNVHLPKAEVLILNFQTKDYALPRKMSQELKVLIVRNNGSSPAKISNLKLMSSLTTLKRVRLERISISSKSLNKKKKLKTLEKISLFMCYFAQPASKLNKKKKLKTLEKISLFMCYIAQPASNSSVRFFEALPNLVEINIEYCNDLEELPADLCGLKYLKKLVITNCHNLSSLPEDIGKLSNLEVLRLRSCTKLETSKDSLAGLKNLIFLDISDCFSIKELPKDIGQLSELRKINMRQCERLQELPTSIWDLQDTLKEVICDEETEELWEPFKMIKNLRRTVVKEEFNLRWLLGH